The nucleotide sequence CCCAGCGGAGCGGCTGATGTGAGTGCGCGATATCGATGATCGCGAGGCGGTTGAAGCCGTAAGCGACATCGTCGTCGTGCCACGTTCCCGATTCATCAGGCCCGCGGTGACGCATGCAATGCACCGCTTCGCCCAGTTCAGGTGCGATCGCTGCCGCGTTTCGGTCGGCAGTCAGAATTCCAAGCAGGCCACACACAGCGCTCAGCACCTCAATTCGCGGATCCAGGGACCAGTCGGCCTCCTGTAGCGGGGCAACACTTCCGAAAGGGAGTATGCCGCAAACGTTGGTCACAGATGGGGCGACCCGAGCGCGCCGCCGCCAACGGCGTGGTTTACGCTGCGTAGTATTCGGACTCAGAATGTGGACGGGTCCGCAGTAGGTGTGGCAACCAGGAAGGCGTGAACGTGGCACACGGTAGTCAGCGTCGGATTGCGCGGCGGACTGGGCTAGCGGCGACTCTCGGTTTCGCTGCCGTGCTCCTTTCGGGCTGCTCCATTGACAATGCTGTTCTGCGATTCGGCTGGCCATCCGGGGTAACCCCGCAGGCCGAGATGATGCGTGAATTGTGGACTTGGTCGGTGGTCGCTGCTCTTGTAATGGGCGTGTTGGTGTGGGGCCTGACATTCTGGACGGTCGCGTTCCACCGTAAAAAGAAGGATTCCCCCGATTTCCCGAGGCAGACTGCCTACAACGTGCCGCTAGAACTCCTCTACACGGCCGTTCCATTCGTGATCATCGCGGTCCTGTTCTACTTCACCGTAGTAGTGCAGAATTTCGTGAACGACAAGGAACATGGCCAGGCCGAGGTTGTCGTAGATGTCACGGCGTACCAGTGGAACTGGAAGTTCGGGTACCGGACGATCGACATGCAGGACGGCACCCCTTCCTATGATGGGGAAGATCTGGAAACGCCGCAGGTCATCGCGGCCGGACAAGAAGCTGACGAGCAGGAAGAAGACTACGGTCCGATCCACGGCACGGCGAAGCGCGACCTGTCCTACCTCCAGTACAACAAGATCGAGACAGTGGGTTCGAGCGAGGAGATCCCGGTACTGGTTCTCCCGACTAACCGTCGCATCGAATTCGTCCTGAACTCGTCGGACGTAATCCACTCCTTCTGGGTGCCAGAGTTCCTCTTCAAACGCGATGTACTCCCGAACCCGATCGAGAACCACTCTGACAACTCGTTCCAGATCAGCGAGATCGAAAGGGAAGGCGCGTTCGTTGGCCGGTGCGCGGAAATGTGCGGCACCTACCACGCGATGATGAACTTCGAGGTGCGTGCCGTCAGCCCTGAGCGGTTCGCCGAGTACATCGAGTTGCGCAAGCCGGTTGAAGACGGTGGCGAGGGTCTCTCGAACGCCGAAGCGCTCGCAGCGATCGGTGAAGAGCCCGTTTCCATCACGACGGTTCCGTTCGAGACCCGGCGTGAGGTCCAGACCGCCATCCCGTTTAGGGCCGAGAACTGACGCTGACCATCCCGAGCGAGGACGAATACTGACATGAAGATCGAAGCGAAGCTCTTCGAGCTGTTGACGGTTTTCTTCATCATCGTGGGCATCATTTACGTGGTGTTCACCAATATTTCCCGTGCAGGTCTCGAGTGGGTCGGCATTACAGCGATTGCCCTCTCCGCGGGCCTCACATTGATCGTGGGCACGTACTTCCGCTTCGTTGCTCGCCGCATCGACACGCGGCCGGAAGACTATGACGAAGCTGACATTCAGGATGGCTCCGGCGACCTCGGATTCTTCCCGCCTCACAGCTTCTGGCCGCTAATCCTGGGACTAGCGGCGGCGGTCACCGCCGTTGGGTTCGCTTTCGTCCAGTGGTGGGTGGTTGCAGCTGGCGTAGTCGCTATTCTCGTTGCTACCGCCGGTTTGGTCTTCGAATACCACCTCGGTCCTGAGCAGCACTGATCAGCAGCACAATCCGCCCTGGAGCAGAGTTTCGGCCCAGGGCGGATTTGCCGTCTCTATGGGGGACCGCGAACAGTCGGGCAACGTTCGGTTCAGGTCGCTGTACATGTTCGCGGCGGCATTGCTCGCACTGCTCGCCGCACATGAGTGGATCGCCGGTCTGTTTGCCGGCAGTCCTCGGGTCCTCGCCGCGCTCACCGTGTTTGTTGCGGTCTTCGTGCAGGCGACGCCATTCCTGATCGTGGGAGTTCTGCTCAGCGCGAGCATTGCGACGTTCGCGTCTCCGCAAATCCTCCAGCGAATTTTGCCCCGTCAGCGGCACGCCGCGGTGGGAGCTGCCGGAATGGCCGGTCTGGCGCTGCCGGGCTGTGAATGTGGTTCAGTGCCTGTCGCGCGCCGCCTGATCGACCAAGGGGCTCCCAGTGCGGTCGCGCTGACCTTCATGTTGTCGGCGCCCGCAATCAACCCTGTTGTCCTTGTATCGACTGCGGTGGCATTCACGGGGTATCCCGAGATGGTGGCAGCGCGATTCGCGGGCTCCCTCGCCACTGCGCTGATTGTTGGCTGGGTGTGGATGGCCATCGCCAAGCCCAACTGGATGAAAAGCGCACGCAGCGCAGCCGCCCCAGGATGCTCACACGATGATCCCCGCGGGGGCCGTTTTCACACCTTCAGCTCTGCCGCTCGCCATGACCTCATTCAGGCAGGTGCCTTCCTCGCGCTTGGCGCCGCAATCGCAGCGGCTCTGCGGGTCTTCGTCCCCGACCGGGTCTACGACCACATCGCGGGGAACCTGCTGATTGGAGTGCTAGTGATGGCGGCGCTGGCCGTTCTGCTCGCACTGTGTTCCGAAGCGGACGCGTTCGTCGCGGCAAGTCTGACGATGATGCCACTCTTGCCACGCCTAGTCTTTCTTGTTGTCGGGCCTGCCGTCGATGTGAAGCTCATTGCCATGCAAGCCGGCACGTTCGGCAAGGGGTTCGCTGGCCGATTCGCGCCGCTCACGTTCCTGATTGCGGTTATTTGCGGATGCGCAGCAGGTCTGGTGTTTCTCGGGGCTGACGCATGACCCGAGAAATGCAGAACGCTTTACTTCTCTTGTTCGGTTGCGTGCTGATAAAGATCGTGGTCGCTGACGTGCACGTAAGGTACGTTCGCGAAGATTTTGGACCGTTTCTATTAGCAAGCGGCGTGGTCGTCGCTGGATTGGCCCTTGCGGGCATGGTCCAGGATTTTCGTGCGCTTAGGCGTTCACACGACCAGACCAGCCCCAATGCTGGACGGGCAGGGCGGGCGGCATGGATGCTGGGCGCGCCGGTCCTTCTGCTCCTGTTCATTCTGCCGCCGCCCCTGGGCCCGGAAACGATGGCCTCGGCTAGCGGACCGGCGAAACAGGTATCGCTGCGAAGTGCACCGGCGATTGCTTTCGACCCGCTGCCGGACGAACCGGCTCCGGCGCTGAACATTCTCGAGATCACGAGAAGGGCAGCATTCGATACCACCAGGAGCCTGAGTGGCCGGGAAGTAACGGTGACCGGGTTCTGGCTCGCTGCTTCTGAATCGCGTCCAGAGCCGTTATTGGGTCGTGTCAGCATCATTTGCTGCGCCGCAGACGCCAGGCTCGTGAGCGTCCGCTTGAGCGACGTGCGCGGGACAATCCTCGAGGCAGCCAACGACCACGCGTGGTTCGAAGTACGCGGTGAAGTAACACCGGGCAGTGCGACCGCGTCGAATGGGTATGTGCCGCATCTGCGGGTCACGGGGGTCCGCGCTATCGAAGCACCGGCAAACACGTACGAATACCCGGGCGGGTGAGCCTCCGGCCAGCTGCGCGGAAACATCGAGGCAGACTCACCCATAGCGGGACATACTCATAGGAAACGTCCTATGAGTATGTCCCGTTAGTGGGGAAGGTGTGCAGGAGGGGCCACGCGAACGGGGTCCCAGCGAATCGCTGGAACCCCGTTTACACGCGTGCTGCAGGCCTAGTGCTGGCCATTGCCACCATCGATGTTGCGCTGTTGTAGTTCGCGCAGAGCCCGTGCGTGCTCAACGTGCGCTTGATGCTCCGCACGTTCGAGGGCCTCGTGCTCGTCCTGCGGGTCGGCTACTAGCAGACCGCCGGAGCCCGGCTTGCCAGCAGAACCGAGCTGGTTCATCCGCTTCGGGACAGCTGCGCCCTGGTAGGGGAGCGGGATCGGATGGCCGTGCTCGTCCACCGGTCCTAGCGGCTGATGCAATTCGATGTACTCGCCGTGGGGGAGCCTCGTGATGATGCCGGTCTCGATACCGTGCTCGAGAACCTTGCGATCGGAACGCTGCAGGCCGAGGCACCAGCGGTACGCGATGATGTACGCCAGCGGGGGCAGAACGACCATACCGATACGACCAGCCCACGTCGTCGCATTGAGCGAGATGTGGAACTTGAACGCGATGATGTCGTTCATAGCCATCAGGAACAGCACCAGGTAGAACGCCAGGGCCATGGCACCGAGCGCGGTGCGGACCGGGACGTCACGTGGACGCTGTAGCAGGTTGTGGTGGACGTCGTCCTTCGTGAGCTTCGCCTCGATGAACGGGTATGTGAAGAGCAGCGCGAACACGACACCCAGAATCACGGCAACCCAGACAACCGACGGGATCATGTAATTCCCGAGATAGATATCCCACCCTGGGAAGATGCGCGCCATTCCTTCGGTGAAGAACATGTAGAAGTCAGGCTGCGAACCCGCAGAGATTTGCGACGGGTTGTACGGGCCGAGATTCCAGATCGGGTTGATCTGCAGCAGTCCGCCCATGAGTGCCAGGATTCCGAAGATCACCGCGAAGAAGCCGCCAGCCTTCACACCGAAGACGGGGAGTACGCGGACGCCAACGACGTTGTTCTCTGTGCGCCCAGGGCCGGGGAATTGAGTGTGCTTCTGGTACCACACGAGCGCGAGGTGCGCCGCGATGAGCGCCAGCAGAATGCCGGGAAGCAACAGAATATGCAGGACGTACGCGCGCGGAATGATCAGTTCACCAGGGAAGTCCCCGCCGAATGCCAGCCAATGGATCCACGTACCAACCACAGGCAGCGAAAGCATGATCGCCGAGGTGATACGAAGACCGGTGCCGGACAGCAGGTCGTCAGGGAGGGTGTAGCCGAGGAAGCCCTCAGCAATGGTGAGAACCAAGATCAGCGAGCCGATTACCCAGTTCGCTTCACGCGGCTTACGGAAACCGCCCGTGAAGAAGATCCGGAGAAGGTGCATGATGATCGATGCTGCGAACAGCAGAGCGGCCCAGTGATGCAGCTGCCTGACGAAGAGCCCACCGCGCACCTCAAAGGAAAGGTTCAGCGTGGTTTCGTAGGCTTTCGACATCTCAACGCCGCGCATCGGCTGGTAGACACCCTCGTAGGCGATGTGCGCCATGGAGGGGTCGAAGAACAGCGTCAGGTAAACGCCGGAGATCAGAAGGATGATGAAGCTGTAGAGCGCCACCTCACCAAGCAGGAATGACCAGTGGGTGGGGAACACCTTGTTCATCTGCCGCCGCATACCAGCAGCCATGCGGTAGCGGTCATCCATGTCGCCAGCGGCACGGTTCGCTTCGGCTGTACTGCGCGCCTTGAGCGCTTGACTCATGCTCATGATTCCAGATTCCTGTAGCCAGGCCGTTCCCAGAACGCTGGGCCGAGCGGTTCGATGAAGTCGCCGTTAGCGACCATATAGCCCTCTTCGTTCACTGTGATGGGCAGCTGCGGAAGAGCACGGGTAGCTGGCCCGAAGACCGGCTTGGCGTACTGCATCACGTCGAACTGTGACTGGTGGCAGGGGCACAGGATCCGCTGTGTCTGCTGTTCATAGAGCGACGTTGGGCACGCGAGGTGGGTGCAGATCTTCGAGTATGCGAAGAAATTTCCGTAGTTGAATGTTTCCTGACCCTCGCGTCGGACCGCGCGGTTGGCGTCCTCGGCGCGCAAATGGATCAACATAACTGCAGAATACTCGTGCCGGAACGACTTGAGCAGCGCGTCGTGATCTCCCCGCCATGATTCCTTGAATGGAAACACAGTTTCCATACCGCCGGCGTCGATGTCTTCGGGACGAATTAGCGCGACGTCAGTGATGCGCCCGGTGTCGCGGCGCAGGTAAATAGTTTCGCCCGGATAGTCGGGCGTCCACAACGATCGCCACAGCGCGGAGTCGTCCCGGTCCGCCCAGGGGTTCTTGACCATGCCGCCGACAAGCCCGACCGGAGCCGCCACCGCGAAGGCGCCGATCCCGAAGGCCGCGCTCCACTTGATCATGCCGCGGCGGCCGATCGTGGACGTGTCGTACGCATCGCGGAGCAGCGCGACTGTCGTTCTCTGATCGACTTCCTCTGACGGCCCATCGTGCCGCTGCTGGACCGCGATCTCCTCGGGGATCATCTTCTTTGCGATCAGCACGACCGCGATTCCGATGCTGAGGATCGATAGGCCGAAGGTCAGACCATATAGCGGCGTGGTCAGGCTGTAGAGCGCGTATCCTTCTTCCCCGACCGTGCGATACTCCCACGGCCAGAACACGAAGATAGCGACGAAGGCGAGACCCGAGAGACCAGCTAGCGCGAACCAGAATGCGATCTGGCGTTCAGCGCGCTTCTCAGCCTTGGAACCTTTGATGGGCCAACGGTTGCGCCGGTAGATAACATCAACATCATCCAGGTTGGCGCCGAGCTTCGCGAGCTCGTCCTGGCTCATGTTGGCCAGTTCCTCCGGCGTGGGGTTCTGCTTTGGATCCCCGCTGCTCATGACCTTGCTCCGATCCACATTGCGGCGCCGATAACTACTGCTGTTCCGAGGACCCACATCGTTACACCCTCAGAGACTGGGCCGAAGCCGCCGAGCCCATATCCACCAGGGTTGCGTGGCTCGTTGACGGCCTTGACGTACGCGATGATGTCGCGCTTGTCCTCAGGCGACAGTTGGCGGTCGGAGAACACAGGCATGTTCTGCGGGCCAGTCAGCATCGCTGTGTAGATATCGGGTTCCGGCACACCGACGAGTTCAGGTGCCCATTTTCCGGCAGACAGGGCGCCGCCCTGGCCGGTGAAGTTGTGACATGACGCGCAGTTCTGGCGGAAGAGTTCGCCACCGCGCGCGGGGTCGTTGCCGCGCAGCGAGGCCGTTGCGACTTCGCCATCGGCATCACGTGGGACGATTGGGCCCCCGCCGTTGGCCTGGATGTACGCGCCAAGTGCGTCAATCTGACGAGCCTCGAACTTGGCAGGCTTGCGCAGCGCCTGCGCCTCGTTGCGCATCGCGGGCATGCGGCCGGATGCGACCTGGAAGTAGACGGAAGCTTCGCCGACACCAATGAGGCTCGGGCCACGGTCAGGCACGCCCTGCAGGTTCACGCCGTGGCAGGTGACACAGGACGTGTCATACAGCTGCTTTCCTTCGCGAATCAGAGCGGCACTGTCTTCCTGGGCTGTAGCGATCTGTGGTTCAGGAGTGATCGCGGCGGCGATGACACCCGCGCCGACAAGACCCATCAAGAGCATTACTGCTCCGGCGGCGCGCCTGCGCAACTTACGTGCGCGGCGCTGCTGGCGCGGCGAGTTTCCGGGCGACTTCTCGGGAACGCCCGGTGCACCGCCGAAGTCGTCGGCTGTGGGTGGTGGAGATGAGCTCATCGAGATCCCTTTGGTATCGGGGGACGGGCTGGACGGGGCTGGTCTTTCGGCATTTCGGTGACTATTGAATGAAGTAGATCGTCGCGAAGAGTGCGATCCACACGATGTCGACGAAGTGCCAGTAGTACGAGACGACGATCGCTGCGGTGGCTTGCGATGGCGTGAACTTACTCATTTTTGTGCGCGCGATGATGTAGAGGAACGCGATGAGACCGCCGATGACGTGCAGGCCGTGGAAGCCCGTCGCCATGAAGAACACCGAGCCGTAGACGCTGCTTGACAGGGTCGTTCCCTCATGGACGAGCTCGTAGTACTCGTAGCCCTGTCCAATGACGAAGAACAAGCCCATGAAGAAGCTGATCAGATACCAGCGCCGTAGGCCGTATACGTCGCCCCGCTCGGCTGCGAACACGCCGTACTGGCAGGTGAACGAGGATGCCACCAGGACGACAGTGATCGTCAGCGCGAAAGGAATGTTGAGGTGCGTGGGTGGTGGTGGCCACTCCGTAGCCTGGGCACGCGATACGAAGTACATCGCGAACAAGCCCGCGAAGAACATGAGCTCGCTGGACAACCAGACGATAGTGCCCACGCTGACCATGTTGGGGCGGTTCAGCGAGTGCACACGCTGTGTGATTGCCGTTCCTGAGGTCCCTACTGCGCTCGTCACAATTGGAAGTATGACGCCCCGTCGTAAGAAACGTGCAGCCGGGTCCGGTATTTCGTTTCGAGCGCGGGTGTTTCCCCAGGTCGCGGTTGTTTTGGCGGCTCGCTGGTAGTGTCTCTCGGAGTGTCGCGCCTCGTAAAGCATGTGTCCGATCACCGCTAATAGGGCGGGAAAGGCGGCACGTGCCGACGGGTGACGGCCGGACGCGGACAGGAGATGCACTATGTGGCAGTGGATGCGCAGTGCTCGGTTACGCAACTGGCTGACGGCGCGTAGGACCACGGAGGAACTAGAGCCAGGGCGAGCGGATCTTGTGGTTGTCGCGGAAGCTTTTAACCCCTCCGAGTCGTGCAGTGGCGTACTGGCCAGGGCGAGCTCGACGCATCCGGTGTGGCGTGCGACGGACGCGGCGGTTCTTCGCCATCATCTGGCTTTCCGCGGGAACGCCCAGCAGGCGGCTCAGATTGCCGCGATTGATGGATATTCAGTGGCGGTCGCAGCGCCTTACCTGTCACCGTCGAGGCCTGCCCCCGAAGATGGCGATGAATTGATCGTGCTGCAGCGTGTGCAGAAGCTGTCGGCCCTCTCGTGCGCGCAAGAAGCTTCCAGGATGGCGAGTCTTGCGTCGCGCCTCGGTGGACAGTGCTACGGATGGGACGCCCTCCAGCCGCTCCATGAGTAGCGGCGCTGGGTACTAGGATCGGCTGGACTCTGAAATTGATCGGCAAGAGAGGCTTCGTTGTGACGTCTGGTGATGCTCAGTTCAGCTGGCCGCTAGTTCTCGGGGCGCTAACCGAGGGGCAGGATCTTTCCTCGGCCGCCACAGGCTGGGCAATGAACGAGATCATGTCGGACGAAGCGACTCCGGCGCAGATTGCGGCATTCGGTGTCGCCCTCAAGATGAAGGGCCCTACGGCCGAGGAACTCGGTGGCCTCGCTGATGTGATGCTGTCACATGCACGCTCGGTCCCGGTGAGTCCCGAGGCCGTCGACGTAGTGGGCACCGGCGGTGATCGTTCTCATACCGTGAACATCTCGACAATGTCCTCGATCGTGGTCGCCGCGGCCGGGGTACGGGTAGTCAAGCACGGGAACCGGGCGGCATCGTCGCGCAGCGGTGGAGCGGACGTACTTGAGGCTCTCGGCGTGCGGATCGACCTCGGGCCAGAAGCGGTTGCGCGTTGCGTGGATGAAGTAGGGATCGGGTTCTGCTTCGCACCCGTCTTCCACCCGGCTTTGCGGTTTGCCGCTGCTCCGCGGAAAGAAATCGGTATCCCGACGGCGTTCAACGTTCTGGGGCCGCTGACGAATCCTGCGCGCCCTCGTGCGGGCCTCGTTGGCTGTGCTTTCCCGTCGCTCGCTCCCGTGGTGGCCCAGGTGTTCGCCAATAGGGGACATTCCGCGCTCGTTGTGCGCGGCGACGATGGGCTCGACGAAATCACCACCAGCACAACCACCACAGTGCACGCAGTAGCGGATGGCGCGGTGACGACGACCACCTTCGATCCACGGTCCGTGGGTATTCCTTACTCGGACCCGGGGGCGTTGAAGGGCGGCGACGCCGAGGAGAACGCGCAGATTGCCCGATCGGTTCTCGCTGGGGAGCAAGGGCCTGTACGTGATGCCGTGATCCTCAACTCAGCAGCGGCGATAGCTGCGTTCAGGGGAGTCGGCGACAAGGAACTCACGGACGCGATCGCTTCAGGCGTAGAGCAGGCAGCGAGCGCGATCGATACAGGGGCCGCAGCGGATTTGCTCGCGCGCTGGGCGGAACTCACGCACCGGATCACCGGGTAGGTTTATTCTCCGATCGAAAAGCCGGCCTCGACATCAGCACGCGCGTAAGACTTGAATGCAATGTGCGTGCGGGTCGTTCGTACTCCCGCAACTTTGGCGATCCGTTCGGTGACAACATGCGCGATGTCTTCGTGACTGCGCACACGGATGATCGCGATTAGGTCGATGTCGCCGGCGCATGAATATACCTCGGTCACGCCTGGTAGGTCGGCAACTTCCTGGGCGGTCTCCGGGATGCTATGAGCATCGGCGTGGATGTGAACGATGACGGTGATCATCCGCTGACTGTATCGCTCAGCGTGGTGCTCGGGCCCGCATGGGTTAACCGATGAGTGAGTGGGCCTCGCGGGCACTCGATCGGGCCCGCTTGCACCACGCGAGATGCTTGCCCGCACCGTGGGCGGGCTCGCAGTAGCCGTGCGTTGTCCGCACAATTCGCGCGCCAGGCTCGCTCAGCCACTTAATGAGCAGTCCCACCTCTTCAGGATGCGTGCCGCTTAGTGGTGTTCCGTCAGGCAGCACGGTTTCCGCGGTGTGCGTCAACAAGTCGACTAGCTGTAACGGTGACGAGCCGCGGGGCGCACGGCCTGCCGCCGCGAGACGTCCATGGCGGATGATCGCGAGCTCCCAGCCGCCGCGACCATCGGGCCGCCCCGCCACGATCTCCTCGATCGAGGTAAGGGCCGACATACGATGACTGCGGTGCAACGCAAGCCCTAAGTGTGCGGCCCTGTCACGTAGCCGGGCAGCGGTTTCGAACTTCTCATCAACAGCGAGCTGGGCAATCCTGTTCTGCAGTTCAGTGAGGGGGTCATCACGCATCCCTGCGAGCACTTCCGCAACCCGAAGTGCGGTGGCGCGGTATGCGGTGGCAGCGAGCAGACCATCCCTGGCTGCTGGGCAGCCGCCGACGGGGGCGGGGGGACAGTGCGAGCCGTGAAGATCACGTTCCGTAAGTCGACGAGTGCAGGTTCGCAGGCCCGCACTCTCCGCGAGAGTGTGTGCCGCATCTGTCGCGGTACCTCGGTTCGGGAACGGGCCGACCGATTGGGAATGTGGCGTCCGCGTCACGGATAGTCGCGGGAATGGCTCGTCCGTCAGCGTGACCCACCACGCGCGCTGCGGCCACTTCGACTTCCGGTTATATGGAGGCGCGTGAGCGGCAAGTAACCGCAACTCGCGTACCCCGGCTTCAAGGGGGATGGAACAGGCGACGTGATCGACGCCTTCCGCGAGTGCCACCATTTCCCGCATGCGGGTCCGCTGCTCCGACCCAGTGAAGTAGGACCGAACCCGAGCGCGAAGGTTGGTGGCGGTTCCGACATAGAGCGCTTCGTTCGACGGTCCGCGGAAGATATAGACGCCTGGCGTTTCCGGGAGGTGGCGGGCAAGGTCGCGTTTCTCGCGCACAACTGAGGGGACTGATGGGTAGTACTCCGTCAGTTCCCCAAGGCTATGGATCCCTTTATTACCGACCCGCTCGAATAGAGCGTGCAGAACGTCTACTGTCGCCCGGGCGTCGTCGAGGGCCCTGTGAGTGGGACGGTGTGGAACGCGAAACAGGTCGGCCAGCGCAGAGAGTTTGACGGATGGCGCCTCGTCTTTGGACAGGATCCTCCGGGCGAGTTTGACAGTGCATACAGGTCGAGGGAACGACCAGGCTAGGTCACAGCGCTGCGCAGCCGCCTTGAGGAAGCTCATGTCGAAACCGGCGTTGTGAGCAACCAGGACGGTGCCCCGCGCGAACTCAAGAAAGCCGGGCATCACCTCGCGGATCGTCGGCGCTTGGTAGATCATCGCGGACGTGATGCCAGTTATCTGGACGACGTAGGGCGGAATGTCCCGCTCCGGATTGACCAGCGTCGCGAACTCGCCAAGCACCTCGCCGCCCTGAATTTTGACTGCACCGATTTCCGTTATCCGGTCACTGTCGGAGCTGCCGCCAGTAGTCTCGAGATCCACGACGACGAAGGTGATGTCACGCAACGTCGTTCCAAGTTCTTCAAAACTCAGCTGCGTTCCGCCGTCGCCGGATGCGATCGAGGCGGGGCTCTGGCGACTTGGCGCGAAGGTGGAAACCGGACTCACGCGGTCAGATTAATTGTCACCCCTGACAATTCGAGTCAACGCGTAGAAGAACGCGCCGGTACAGGCACTGGAATGCGCGTCGTAGTGCACAGCAGAGCGGGA is from Hoyosella subflava DQS3-9A1 and encodes:
- a CDS encoding DEDD exonuclease domain-containing protein, coding for MSPVSTFAPSRQSPASIASGDGGTQLSFEELGTTLRDITFVVVDLETTGGSSDSDRITEIGAVKIQGGEVLGEFATLVNPERDIPPYVVQITGITSAMIYQAPTIREVMPGFLEFARGTVLVAHNAGFDMSFLKAAAQRCDLAWSFPRPVCTVKLARRILSKDEAPSVKLSALADLFRVPHRPTHRALDDARATVDVLHALFERVGNKGIHSLGELTEYYPSVPSVVREKRDLARHLPETPGVYIFRGPSNEALYVGTATNLRARVRSYFTGSEQRTRMREMVALAEGVDHVACSIPLEAGVRELRLLAAHAPPYNRKSKWPQRAWWVTLTDEPFPRLSVTRTPHSQSVGPFPNRGTATDAAHTLAESAGLRTCTRRLTERDLHGSHCPPAPVGGCPAARDGLLAATAYRATALRVAEVLAGMRDDPLTELQNRIAQLAVDEKFETAARLRDRAAHLGLALHRSHRMSALTSIEEIVAGRPDGRGGWELAIIRHGRLAAAGRAPRGSSPLQLVDLLTHTAETVLPDGTPLSGTHPEEVGLLIKWLSEPGARIVRTTHGYCEPAHGAGKHLAWCKRARSSAREAHSLIG